In one window of Bos mutus isolate GX-2022 chromosome 13, NWIPB_WYAK_1.1, whole genome shotgun sequence DNA:
- the SNX21 gene encoding sorting nexin-21 isoform X1, whose amino-acid sequence MASRLLHRLRHALTGDGPGEAAAGPEAEQFPESSELEDDDAEGLSSRLSGTLSFTSAEDDDEEDGEDDDDPDPDPLSAGDRVAGEDAGPSCAQAERSPPPDGQRGSQLLTRQLQDFWKKSRNTLVPQRLLFEVTNATVVKDPPSKYVLYTLAVMGPGPPDSQPAQISRRYSDFERLHRNLQRQFRGPMAGISFPRKRLRRNFTAETIARRSRAFEQFLGHLQAVPELRHAADLQDFFVLPELRRAQSLTCTGLYREALALWANAWQLQAQLGIPCGPDRRLLTLAGLAVCHQELEDASEARACCERALQLLGAESPHPLLAPFLEAHVRLSWRLGLDKRHSEARLQALQEAGLTPTPPPSLKELLIKEVLD is encoded by the exons ATGGCCTCCCGGCTCCTGCACCGGCTGCGGCACGCCCTGACTGGCGACGGCCCCGGGGAGGCGGCGGCCGGCCCCGAGGCCGAGCAGTTCCCGGAGAGCTCGGAACTGGAGGACGACGATGCCGAGGGCCTGTCGTCCCGCCTCAGCGGCACCTTGAGCTTCACCAGCGCCGAGGACGACGACGAGGAGGACGGCGAGGACGATGACGACCCTGACCCCGACCCGCTGTCCGCTGGCGACCGGGTGGCGGGAGAAGACGCAG GCCCATCCTGTGCTCAAGCAGAACGGAGTCCCCCACCTGATGGGCAGCGGGGCAGTCAGCTCCTGACCCGGCAGTTGCAAGATTTCTGGAAGAAGTCCCGGAACACCCTGGTACCCCAGCGGCTGCTCTTTGAGGTGACCAACGCCACCGTGGTTAAGGACCCGCCCTCCAAGTACGTG CTCTACACCCTCGCCGTGATGGGCCCGGGGCCACCAGATAGCCAGCCAGCCCAGATCTCCCGCCGCTACTCGGACTTTGAGCGGTTGCACCGAAACCTGCAGCGGCAGTTCCGGGGCCCCATGGCTGGCATCTCCTTCCCCCGCAAGCGCCTGCGCCGGAACTTTACCGCCGAGACCATCGCCCGCCGCAGCCGGGCCTTCGAGCAGTTTCTGGGCCACCTCCAGGCTGTGCCTGAGCTGCGCCACGCTGCAGACCTGCAGGACTTCTTCGTGCTGCCCGAGCTGCGGCGGGCGCAGAGCCTCACCTGCACCGGCCTCTACCGCGAGGCCCTGGCGCTCTGGGCCAACGCCTGGCAGCTACAAGCCCAGCTGGGCATCCCCTGTGGCCCAGACCGACGTCTGCTAACCCTGGCGGGGCTGGCCGTGTGCCACCAGGAGCTGGAGGACGCCAGTGAGGCCCGGGCATGCTGTGAGAGGGCCCTGCAGCTTCTGGGGGCCGAGAGCCCGCACCCTCTGCTGGCCCCCTTTCTGGAGGCCCACGTGCGGCTCTCCTGGCGCCTGGGCCTGGACAAACGCCACTCCGAGGCCCGGCTCCAGGCcctgcaggaggcagggctgACCCCCACGCCACCCCCCAGTCTTAAAGAGTTACTCATCAAGGAGGTGCTGGACTAG
- the TNNC2 gene encoding troponin C, skeletal muscle, with protein sequence MTTDQQAEARSYLSEEMIAEFKAAFDMFDADGGGDISVKELGTVMRMLGQTPTKEELDAIIEEVDEDGSGTIDFEEFLVMMVRQMKEDAKGKTEEELAECFRIFDRNADGYIDAEELAEIFRASGEHVTDEELESLMKDGDKNNDGRIDFDEFLKMMEGVQ encoded by the exons ATG ACGACGGACCAGCAGGCTGAGGCCCGGTCCTACCTCAGCGAGGAGATGATCGCTG AGTTCAAGGCCGCCTTTGACATGTTCGACGCGGACGGCGGCGGGGACATTAGCGTCAAGGAGCTGGGCACCGTGATGAGGATGCTGGGCCAGACACCCACCAAAGAGGAGCTGGACGCCATCATCGAGGAGGTGGATGAGGATG GCAGCGGCACCATCGACTTCGAGGAGTTCTTGGTCATGATGGTGCGCCAGATGAAAGAGGACGCCAAGGGCAAGACCGAGGAGGAGCTGGCTGAGTGTTTCCGCATCTTCGACAG GAACGCGGACGGCTACATCGACGCCGAGGAGCTGGCGGAGATTTTCCGAGCCTCCGGGGAGCACGTGACAGACGAGGAGCTCGAATCCCTGATGAAGGACGGGGACAAGAACAACGACGGCCGCATTGACTTCGACG AGTTCCTGAAGATGATGGAGGGCGTGCAGTAA
- the SNX21 gene encoding sorting nexin-21 isoform X2 → MASRLLHRLRHALTGDGPGEAAAGPEAEQFPESSELEDDDAEGLSSRLSGTLSFTSAEDDDEEDGEDDDDPDPDPLSAGDRVAGEDAGPSCAQAERSPPPDGQRGSQLLTRQLQDFWKKSRNTLVPQRLLFEVTNATVVKDPPSNSTPSP, encoded by the exons ATGGCCTCCCGGCTCCTGCACCGGCTGCGGCACGCCCTGACTGGCGACGGCCCCGGGGAGGCGGCGGCCGGCCCCGAGGCCGAGCAGTTCCCGGAGAGCTCGGAACTGGAGGACGACGATGCCGAGGGCCTGTCGTCCCGCCTCAGCGGCACCTTGAGCTTCACCAGCGCCGAGGACGACGACGAGGAGGACGGCGAGGACGATGACGACCCTGACCCCGACCCGCTGTCCGCTGGCGACCGGGTGGCGGGAGAAGACGCAG GCCCATCCTGTGCTCAAGCAGAACGGAGTCCCCCACCTGATGGGCAGCGGGGCAGTCAGCTCCTGACCCGGCAGTTGCAAGATTTCTGGAAGAAGTCCCGGAACACCCTGGTACCCCAGCGGCTGCTCTTTGAGGTGACCAACGCCACCGTGGTTAAGGACCCGCCCTCCAA CTCTACACCCTCGCCGTGA
- the UBE2C gene encoding ubiquitin-conjugating enzyme E2 C isoform X2 has product MASQNRDPVAAARKGAEPSGGAARGPVGKRLQQELMTLMMSGDKGISAFPESDNLFKWVGTIHGAAGTVYEDLRYKLSLEFPSGYPYNAPTVKFLTPCYHPNVDTQGNICLDILKDKWSALYDVRTILLSIQSLLGEPNIDSPLNTHAAELWKNPTAFKKYLQETYSKQVSSQDP; this is encoded by the exons ATGGCTTCCCAGAACCGCGACCCAGTCGCCGCCGCCCGTAAAGGAGCCGAGCCCAGCGGGGGTGCTGCCCGGGGCCCTGTGGGCAAGAG GCTACAACAGGAGCTGATGACTCTCATG ATGTCTGGCGATAAAGGAATTTCTGCCTTCCCTGAATCCGACAACCTCTTCAAATGGGTGGGGACCATCCATGGAGCCGCTGGCACA GTATATGAAGACCTGAGGTATAAACTGTCCCTGGAGTTCCCCAGTGGCTACCCTTACAACGCGCCCACGGTGAAGTTCCTCACACCCTGCTACCATCCCAATGTGGACACCCAGGGTAACATCTGTCTGGACATCCTGAAAGACAAGTGGTCTGCCCTGTATGACGTCAGGACCATCCTGCTCTCCATCCAGAGTCTGCTTGGAG AGCCCAACATTGATAGCCCTTTGAACACACATGCTGCCGAGCTCTGGAAAAACCCCACAG CCTTTAAGAAGTACCTGCAAGAAACCTACTCAAAGCAGGTCTCCAGCCAAGACCCCTGA
- the UBE2C gene encoding ubiquitin-conjugating enzyme E2 C isoform X1: MASQNRDPVAAARKGAEPSGGAARGPVGKRLQQELMTLMMSGDKGISAFPESDNLFKWVGTIHGAAGTVSAGLGEVYEDLRYKLSLEFPSGYPYNAPTVKFLTPCYHPNVDTQGNICLDILKDKWSALYDVRTILLSIQSLLGEPNIDSPLNTHAAELWKNPTAFKKYLQETYSKQVSSQDP; encoded by the exons ATGGCTTCCCAGAACCGCGACCCAGTCGCCGCCGCCCGTAAAGGAGCCGAGCCCAGCGGGGGTGCTGCCCGGGGCCCTGTGGGCAAGAG GCTACAACAGGAGCTGATGACTCTCATG ATGTCTGGCGATAAAGGAATTTCTGCCTTCCCTGAATCCGACAACCTCTTCAAATGGGTGGGGACCATCCATGGAGCCGCTGGCACAGTAAGTGCAGGGTTGGGAGAG GTATATGAAGACCTGAGGTATAAACTGTCCCTGGAGTTCCCCAGTGGCTACCCTTACAACGCGCCCACGGTGAAGTTCCTCACACCCTGCTACCATCCCAATGTGGACACCCAGGGTAACATCTGTCTGGACATCCTGAAAGACAAGTGGTCTGCCCTGTATGACGTCAGGACCATCCTGCTCTCCATCCAGAGTCTGCTTGGAG AGCCCAACATTGATAGCCCTTTGAACACACATGCTGCCGAGCTCTGGAAAAACCCCACAG CCTTTAAGAAGTACCTGCAAGAAACCTACTCAAAGCAGGTCTCCAGCCAAGACCCCTGA